The stretch of DNA CAATTTTAAAAATAAAAACAAGATTTGGTCGAAGGTTGAGGCAAATAATAATTAAGGATTTGGAAAGAAAAATACCCTTGCCCCAGCAATCAAAATACCTAAAACAGCAGTTGCTAAGATGACAATTAATGACCAAATCTGACCACGCTGAGAGCCTTCCATTATTGTTAATTTGGTTTCTACTACTACTAATCTTTTGTCAACTGAATTAAGCTGGTCTTTTAAGTCGTCTAATTTTTGGTCAAGTTTATCAATTTTGTTGTCAATTTTCTCTAGTACTTTGACTAGATCGGTTTCTAGGTTGAATGCCATAATACAGCAAGAGAATATACATCTAAAATTATACCTGCCCGAAATTGGGCTGGTATTTTTGTAAGTTTATTTTTTGAATGTTAATTAACGATCTGGTAATAATTAAAATACAACTATTTATATTTTTGTGTTGCTGAAAATTATTTGCTTTCTTTGATATAGCAATTCTTAAATTGATGAAATAAACCTTTACCAGTGGTTAGTAGAGAGGGAATGATCAACAATCAACAATTAACCATCAACAAAAAAACAGGATATTGACTGTATCTCATTAATGTGAGAAAAGCTAGATTTTTTTATAAAATATCTTTAATAATAAAATAAACAATTTTAAATCTTTTTAATTATTTTGTTGAACCGATGTAAATCTCTAAAATTATTAAACCCTTGCTCTACTGAACAAGGGCAATGTGTCGTTTTTCTATCTTAATAAATTTTACCAAGATATTAATATACTAAAATTACTTAATTTACCCTGGTAATTTTTGGTCTAGTAATTGATTGGTTAATTTGGGATCTGCACGTCCACTGGTTTTCTTCATCACCTGTCCGACAAAGAAACCTTTAAGGTTAGTTTTTCCACTACGGAATTTAGCTAATTCGTTGGGGTTAGCAGCTATTACCTCATCAATAATTTTTTCCAACTCTCCCGTATCAGAAATTTGAATTAATCCCTTGCTTTCGACTAATTTTTGAACTGAACCACCTTTGGTTAAAAGTTCTGGTAAGATATCCTTGCCAATTTTTCCGCTAATAGTACCTTTGTCAATTAATTGAATTAATTCAGCCAAATTTTCAGGTTTGAGAGCAATTTCTGTAATATTTAAACCACTATTCTTTAAATATGCAGCAATATCACCCATGATCCAATTAGCTGCTTGTTTGGCATCCGCACCCCCACTTACCGCAGTTTCAAAATATTCTGCCACAGAGCGATCGTCAGTTAAAACTCTCGCATCATAAGCAGATAATCCTAATTCTGACTCATAACGATGTCTTTTACTTGCTGGCAACTCTGGTAGTTCCGCTTTCCAAGTTTCTAGTTGAGTATTTGAAACTTCAATTGGTGGTAAATCTGGTTCGGGAAAATAACGATAATCACTAGAACCTTCTTTAGAACGCATACTAATTGTGCGTCCAGAACCTTCTTCCCACAGACGAGTTTCTTGGATAATTGGTTCGCCGTTTTCAACTGCTTCTATTTGACGTTCAATTTCGTAATCGATCGCTTTTTGAATGGCACTAAAAGAATTCATATTCTTAATTTCTACTTTAGTCCCAAATTCTGTTTGACCGACAGGACGAATAGAAATATTGACATCGCAGCGCAGAGAACCTTCTTGCATCTTACCGTCGCTAATACCCAAATAAAGCATAATGCGACGTAATTCTTGAGCGTATTCTGCTGCTTCTTTGCCCGAACGTAAATCTGGTTCGGAAACAATTTCGAGCAACGGAATACCAGCACGATTAAAATCTACTAAGGAATAAGTCGAACCAGAAAGTCTGTCACTTCCTCCGTGAGTTAATTTCCCTGCATCTTCTTCCATGTGTAGACGAGTGATGCCAATTCTTTTTCTAATTGGTTCAGAATTAGGTTTCTCCGCAATTTCAATTTCTAGCCAACCATGTTCGGCAATAGGCAGATCGAATTGGGAAATTTGATAATTTTTCGGTAAATCGGGATAAAAATACTGTTTACGGTCAAATTTGCTATAAGGTGCAATGGTACAGTTAAGAGCTAAACCTGCTTTAACAGCATATTCGAGAACTTTTTCATTCAAAACAGGCAGTACCCCAGGATATCCTAAACAAATAGGAGAGATGTTGGTATTAGGATTATCTGGATCGAACTTGGTAGATTCGCTGCTAAAGATTTTGGTTTCAGTATTCAGTTGACAATGAGTTTCTAAGCCAATGATTGCTTCGTATTCTATCTTTTTCGGTGCAGCAGTAGTCATAGTTTGTAGCTGGATAGTAAGTATCTATAGATTTTTTATTGTATCTGCTGGCAAGATAGAATAAGCATTGAGTTAAACTAAACCGAAGAGTCAGCTAGAGATTTAGGCAAATGAAGAATAATTTCTTTTAGTTGATTCACACAAATAAAAATTGCAGCTAGCAGCGAATAAAGAAATTAAATAACTAAAAAAACAGAAGGAAAAGGTCAAAAGAACAAAATTAGAATTTATTTTAATTTAATGTTCCGAATCTTTTTTCCTTCTGAAAATAAAACTGTTTTGGCTTAGATTATTGTTCCATCGGGGATAGTGGCATTTTTTAAAACTACAACTATACCGCTACGAATATAAAAACCTTCGCTTTCTCTTTCTGCCTCTTCAATGCCCTCTTTATTAATAATCTGCACGTTACGCCCAATCCGAGCATTTTTATCAATAATCGCTCGCCGAATTGTACTGCCTTCACCAATTCCGACAGGTATACGTCCCTCGCTTAAACCAGAATTTCTTTCGGCAAAAGGTTCATAGAAATCAGAACCCATCAGGAGAGTATCTTCAATGATACAGTCAGATTCAATTCGAGTCCGAACTCCTAACACAGAATGATGAATTCGACAATTTTTGAGAATACAACCCTCACCAATCATGGATTCACTCACCTGGCAATTGAGCATTTTACTTGGCGGCAAATAACGAGAACGGGTGTAAATGGGAGCTTTCTCATCATAAAAACTAAAAGGTGGCTGAGGCTGCTGAGTTAAAGCCAAATTTGCGTGATAAAAAGCTTCTATAGTTCCGATATCTTCCCAATAACCATTAAAAAGATAAGCTTGAACATTATGATTTTTAGCAGCAGCAGGAATAATTTCTTTGCCAAAATCCGTTTGTTCTAAGTTTCGTTTGAGTAAATCCACCAAAACGTCTTTTTTAAATATGTAAATCCCCATAGAAGCAATATAGGGTTTTTGTTTCGCTTCTTCAGGTGTCAACCCCAAAACGGTAGTATCTACCTGCATATTTTTGAGTGCTTCTCCTTTCGGTTTTTCGCTAAAGTCAATTACTCTACCTTGAGAATCAATCTTCATCAAACCAAAACTAGAGGCAGGTTTTTCATCAATCGGCACAACAGACAAAGTAATATCAGCCTTAGTATCTCGATGACGTTGAATGAATTCACTATAATCCATTCGATAAAGATGATCTCCTGAGAGAATTAAATATTCATCAATATCCCACTCTTCTAAAAGATTTAAGTATTGCCTTACTGCATCGGCTGTACCTTGAAACCAACGAAAGCCCTCAGCAGTTTGCTGTGCTGATAGCACTTCGACAAACCCTTCGCTGAAGCCAGAAAAAATATAACTTCGATTGAGATGTCGGTTTAAAGAAGCCGAATTGAATTGAGTCAAAACATAGATTTTTTGAATTTCTGAGTTAATACAATTACTAACAGGAATATCTATTAGGCGGTATTTACTAGCTAATGGTACTGCTGGTTTTGCTCTTAATTTAGTTAATGGATAAAGACGAGTACCCGCGCCTCCTCCAAGAATTATGGCTAATACTCTTTTCACAAAAAAAACCTCGTGACTGCCTATTACCTCTCAAAATCAAGTTTATCTGACAAAGGAACTCATTTAAGTAAACTCAAAACAGGTTTTTCTGTGATTGCTCAAAAAATACCGAGCTAGAAACTGAGGAAATGTTAATATGAGGCTAGTCCTAGACTTTATGTAATTGTTCTAGAAATATTTAGTAGTATTCTAATTATCTCGTCTATGACCACACCTCTGCCTCCAAATTTAGAACGAATTGTCGAACGTTTTAAACGTCGTTCTAATCCAAAACAGCGTTATGAGCAATTGCTTTGGTATGCCAAAAAATTGCCAGCCATGCCAGAAGAAGATAAAATTCCAGAGAATAAAGTTAATGGCTGCGTTTCTCAGGTATACATTACTGCTAATTTGGAAAATGGAAAAATTAGGTATCAGGGAGATTCTGATGCCCAATTAGTGAAGGGTTTAGTTGCACTACTTATTGAAGGGTTAGACGGTTTAACTCCTGAAGAAATAATTCAAGTAACTCCAGACTTTATCGAAGAAACAGGTTTAAAAGTGAGTTTAACTCCCTCACGAGCTAATGGTTTTTATAACATTTTTCAAATGATGAAGAAAAAAGCTTTAGGATTTCATTTGGGAATGTCTGCTTAAAATCCTAACGTGGTGGAGTTAAAGTGAAGTATTAATTTAATAAGGAACTATTGGGTTTGTAATTTTTTACCTCCAGAAATAGCACGAGTACAACACCAGTTACTAGGCAAAGCAGATGGCCATCCCATTCTCAATGCTTCTGGACAAATAGTCATTACTGTCAACTGACAGTCAATGAGTTGAAATCCTTCTTTTTCACATTGTTTGAGACTGTGTTTTAAGATTGAATCATCTTTAAATTCAATGGTGTTGTTACATTGAATACAAACAATATGATGGTGATGATGAGGATAGGGTTGATTTAATTCATAGTGTTTGTGTCCTTCGGCTAATTCTAATTCTCGGAGAATTCCCATTCGTGTCATTAATTTTACGCTACGGTAAATTGTTGATAGACTGATAGACTCTCCTCGATTGTCCAACAAACCGTGTAGTTCTTCTGCGCTTAGATGATTTCCCTTGGGTAAATTTTGAAAAACGTGTAAAATTTTTTCTCGCTGAGGTGTCATCCGCCAACCTTTAGCGTTCAATTCAGCTTTGAGAGAAGTTGCATTGTAATGAGGCATTTTAAAGTCGCTTTCAGTCGAGTATATCTATTGACAATGATAATTGTCTAGGCAATTTATTTGCAACAAACTAAATTAATTGATAATCATTTGCAAGTTGTTAATGTTCTCAATCGAGGATTTGTGGTTCACTGTGGAATCAAATTAATTTTTTTAAATTGGCACAAATTTTTTTTATAGCTAGAGATTAAAAAACTCTTTAGAACTATCGCTATCAGACAATTTGGAGCGTAAATCGTAAGTAACAAGACTAATTTAGGAAAAAACTTCAATGTCTGAATTTCTCGATTTTCTTAAACATAAATATGCCTACGTCGCTATTGGTGAATTTAAACCTGGTAGATTTGCTGAAGCGCAAAAACTCTATGAAAAGGCTGTTTCTACTTATACTACTGGCTTTAAAGGAGCATATTTGCTGCAAAAACCAGGAACAGATGAAGGGATCGCTGTGATTATGTGGGACAAAATTGACGATATGCAAGATAATGTCTCAGAAGCTTATGAAGCTATATTGAAGCAGATGTCTCATTTGTACAAGACTCCACCTACTACTTCTTTTTATGAGGTATGTAGTGAGATAGGTACTGAAGCAAAAGTTTAATCAATTGGTTATTAGTTGTTTAACTTTTTACTAAAGGACAAAACTTGAAAAGAAATGTAGAAAAAGGGTTTGATGAAAAGTAACTATGCTTAAACATTAAACCCTATCAAAAGAATAATCTTGGTGAAAAATACCAAGAGAAACAATAAATTTTAGGGTGAAGAAAATTTATTATTGTTTTGAGAATTAATAAAATGCGATCTCGGCGAATCCGAGGCGCGGAGCGATCGCAATTGCTCATGATCCTCTACATTTTTACCTGTTCGTTATTCCTGGTTGGAGTAGGCAAGAAATTAAAATTATAAAAAAGTTTTTAGAAAAATTTGTTAGGTTTTAATCTTTAATTTTATGTCTGATAATAAGTTGCTGTTGTTTGGAGTTACCAGCTAAAGAACGATTGGCATTTAATTGTATTTCAATTTGTACACCTGGTTCGAGAAATTCTTGTGGAATTGGTAACTGACCTAATTTGATGACAAAGTTATCTCCATCGCGATTAATTAACTTAGGAGGTATTTTTCCTTCAAATTTAGTGCGATAATCAAAGGAACGACGGAATATACCACCATCATCGGAATTGCTGACACGATATTTAACAGAAAAATCTGTTGAAACTACATCCGATTGACTTGCCTTATCAATTAAATTTAATTGAAGATTAGTTCCTTGACCAGATAATCCTTCGCTTTTCAATCGAGTGGCATCTTTAGCGCGAACAGCATTAAAGACAAACAATTCTGTAATCTTATTTTGTTTGGAACTAGTAGTTTCTAACCAAAGGTCTTCAGGAATACCAATTTCAGCATCGTTTGCTCCTTTTAAACTCAGTGTAATTTTTGAGTCGGCAAAATCATTGACTGGTTGAGGTGCATCCCAAACCATTAAAACTGTATGTTCATGACGAGCTACTAATTCTTGATAGCGATCGCTTATAATTGAACCAGGAGCAAACAAAGCAGTTGCATTATCGTGAGTTTCCCAGATATTTTTAGATAAAGTAAAACCTCGGTCTTTGAGTTCTGCGATCGCAATAGTTGCAGTAGGTTGATCGGGTGCTAGAGATTTATCTAAATTAATTAGAGTAATAGTACCTAAACTTCCTACTCTACCTTTTCTACCGTTACGACCTAATTGACCATCATAGCCTTCTTGACATTTAAATTCGCTAGTAGTGCAATTGTAGTCATCACTACCAGGTTTCCCTGAACAAGTTGGTTGATTCCAAGCAGGATTTGAACATTTACAACCTTGTCCTGGTTCTCCCCCTTTACCTGGTTCTCCCCCTTCACCACCAGAAGCAATAATAAAAATTTGTTTGAGATCTTCTTTATTAGTAGTATAAACAGTTAAAGAACCTCCATTACCACCATTACCGCCATCACCGCCATCGCCTCCATTGCCACCGTTAGCACCTTGAATATTGCGATTGAAGTCTTTTGGTTGTTCTTGACAATTGGCGTTAGCACCAGCACTACCATTAGTACCAGCATGACCGTTTTCTCCCGCTAAATCTAAAGTCATAGGAGAACCATCGGCAAAAATAGTTAGACTGTCGCTGTTTCTACCATCTTGACCCTTTTCTCCAGATTGACCATCTTGACCCTGTTTGCCAATTTTTTCGATTTCCGCAGCTTGACTGGGGAACGCCAGTGGCAGTAGGCTTTGCCCTTGCAGAGCAGAGTACCTGTCACTAGTAGAGAAACAAATAATTGACGGTGAGGTAGCAGTTAAAAACTGAGGAAAAGTAACAATCGCGATGAAGAGAGTAAATTTACCCCAGAAACGTACTTTCATACTAAATTGGCTTGATTACACTTTCGCTATTGGTATGCCATACTTTTTCCTAATTGTCGAGATTTTGTTGGCTTTTGTTAAAAGAAATTAAAGGCAGGAGGCAGAAGGCAGGAGACAAAAAGTAAAAAGTAAAAAGAAAGAATATTTATTTTTGTTCCCTGTTCCCTAATAATTAATACTGGTAACTGGTAACTGGCAACTGATAACTGAACAATTATTCCCAAGTACATTGCGTCCGTTCGTGTAAAATGCGTCCATAAACTGCTTCGGTGGCAACTGCTAGTTTTTTCCAACAGAAACGAGTTGCTAAAGATTGATAAGCATTATCGATCAACCACTGGGCGTAACCAGGATTTTTGAGAACTTCTAAAATACCCCAGGCGAGGGAATTGGAATTGTTAGCATAGGTCACAACCCCTGTTTTGGTATGTTGTACTACTTCGGGTAAACCACCTGTA from Stanieria cyanosphaera PCC 7437 encodes:
- the gatB gene encoding Asp-tRNA(Asn)/Glu-tRNA(Gln) amidotransferase subunit GatB, whose protein sequence is MTTAAPKKIEYEAIIGLETHCQLNTETKIFSSESTKFDPDNPNTNISPICLGYPGVLPVLNEKVLEYAVKAGLALNCTIAPYSKFDRKQYFYPDLPKNYQISQFDLPIAEHGWLEIEIAEKPNSEPIRKRIGITRLHMEEDAGKLTHGGSDRLSGSTYSLVDFNRAGIPLLEIVSEPDLRSGKEAAEYAQELRRIMLYLGISDGKMQEGSLRCDVNISIRPVGQTEFGTKVEIKNMNSFSAIQKAIDYEIERQIEAVENGEPIIQETRLWEEGSGRTISMRSKEGSSDYRYFPEPDLPPIEVSNTQLETWKAELPELPASKRHRYESELGLSAYDARVLTDDRSVAEYFETAVSGGADAKQAANWIMGDIAAYLKNSGLNITEIALKPENLAELIQLIDKGTISGKIGKDILPELLTKGGSVQKLVESKGLIQISDTGELEKIIDEVIAANPNELAKFRSGKTNLKGFFVGQVMKKTSGRADPKLTNQLLDQKLPG
- a CDS encoding glucose-1-phosphate adenylyltransferase; this encodes MKRVLAIILGGGAGTRLYPLTKLRAKPAVPLASKYRLIDIPVSNCINSEIQKIYVLTQFNSASLNRHLNRSYIFSGFSEGFVEVLSAQQTAEGFRWFQGTADAVRQYLNLLEEWDIDEYLILSGDHLYRMDYSEFIQRHRDTKADITLSVVPIDEKPASSFGLMKIDSQGRVIDFSEKPKGEALKNMQVDTTVLGLTPEEAKQKPYIASMGIYIFKKDVLVDLLKRNLEQTDFGKEIIPAAAKNHNVQAYLFNGYWEDIGTIEAFYHANLALTQQPQPPFSFYDEKAPIYTRSRYLPPSKMLNCQVSESMIGEGCILKNCRIHHSVLGVRTRIESDCIIEDTLLMGSDFYEPFAERNSGLSEGRIPVGIGEGSTIRRAIIDKNARIGRNVQIINKEGIEEAERESEGFYIRSGIVVVLKNATIPDGTII
- a CDS encoding SufE family protein → MSSMTTPLPPNLERIVERFKRRSNPKQRYEQLLWYAKKLPAMPEEDKIPENKVNGCVSQVYITANLENGKIRYQGDSDAQLVKGLVALLIEGLDGLTPEEIIQVTPDFIEETGLKVSLTPSRANGFYNIFQMMKKKALGFHLGMSA
- a CDS encoding transcriptional repressor produces the protein MPHYNATSLKAELNAKGWRMTPQREKILHVFQNLPKGNHLSAEELHGLLDNRGESISLSTIYRSVKLMTRMGILRELELAEGHKHYELNQPYPHHHHHIVCIQCNNTIEFKDDSILKHSLKQCEKEGFQLIDCQLTVMTICPEALRMGWPSALPSNWCCTRAISGGKKLQTQ